The sequence AGCAAATTACAAAAAATAGTAGCGAATTGGTTTTTAACCATGTTCGTTTGTGGTCAAATCTGGGAATAATACTTACGTGTAAAATAGCGAGTGGCAATTATGAGTGTGAATACGGTGCCTTCTATCAATTACTCTTTAGACGTGATTCAGGATGAAGCACGGCGATTAGTTCAAAAGGGAGTAGTTAGCCGACAACAGCCGATATATACCTTATGTCAATACATACCCGCAAGAGAGTGGGTTTGTATTGAGTGCGAGTTAGAAAAATGTGAATTTCTACTGCGCGATCGTATAGCGGATTTGATTGGTAGAGAGGTGTGGGAAAACGACTAAATTTTTAAATTCGTGAGCTAGATTGTGGGTGCAAGAACTGAACGAAATTATATTCAATACTGGCAACAGTTATAGAATCTCTGTTTTTAATCTAAAAAAACCCGTCCAAATTTGTTTTGATACGAAAACCTAAAAGCCAGCACGTCCTTTCCGCAGTCATCTGAAACCGCCAACGGTTTGATTATGG comes from Rivularia sp. PCC 7116 and encodes:
- a CDS encoding DUF4327 family protein, whose protein sequence is MSVNTVPSINYSLDVIQDEARRLVQKGVVSRQQPIYTLCQYIPAREWVCIECELEKCEFLLRDRIADLIGREVWEND